In Thermosynechococcus sichuanensis E542, a single genomic region encodes these proteins:
- a CDS encoding DUF29 domain-containing protein — translation MGDPALYDTDFYAWTQQQCQALANKAWADLDWSNLQKEVESLGKQEYRELVSRLTVLIGHLLKWEYQPEGRCRSWFLTIREQRRAIRRHLRRSPSLRALAAEALNDGFEGGVDLALRETLLPLRVFPEICPYTFEQVLDPTFLCDTSGDWDDLA, via the coding sequence ATGGGTGATCCTGCGCTCTACGATACCGACTTTTATGCATGGACGCAACAGCAGTGCCAAGCTCTTGCCAATAAGGCATGGGCTGACTTGGATTGGTCAAATCTCCAAAAAGAAGTTGAGTCCTTGGGTAAGCAGGAATATCGTGAGCTGGTGAGTCGCTTAACTGTGTTGATTGGGCATTTGCTCAAGTGGGAGTACCAACCAGAAGGACGGTGCCGTAGTTGGTTTCTGACGATTCGAGAACAACGCCGTGCAATTCGGCGACATTTGCGTCGGAGTCCCAGTCTGCGTGCCTTGGCGGCTGAAGCCCTCAACGATGGCTTTGAAGGGGGTGTGGATTTGGCTTTGCGAGAGACGCTGCTACCGCTGCGGGTTTTTCCAGAGATTTGTCCCTACACATTTGAGCAGGTACTCGATCCCACGTTTCTCTGTGATACAAGCGGTGATTGGGATGACCTCGCCTAA
- a CDS encoding histone deacetylase family protein codes for MFPPVFIYSDRFLEHRCRQFHFERPERLLAICRHLQEAFPRAEWREPTPVGEGLTSWLEKVHSRVYLEQLTRIAAEGGGWLDPDTYLNDQSDRVARLAVQAWLDGVDLAVQRQQPIFVLARPPGHHALRERGMGFCLLANGAIASHYALSLPKITRVAILDWDVHHGNGTQALVEDHPQIAYCSLHEFPAYPYTGDGGDRGHHNNVLNLPMPTGSTGETYRAAFQDQVIPFLQQFNPDLLIISAGYDAHRDDPLSSIELEEADYGWMMHQCLQITHRIVVGLEGGYDLDALGRSVVASVQATVLDGDALALPHKEQDIA; via the coding sequence ATGTTTCCCCCTGTCTTTATCTATAGCGATCGCTTTCTCGAACACCGTTGTCGCCAGTTTCACTTTGAGCGACCAGAACGCCTATTAGCCATCTGTCGGCATTTACAGGAGGCATTTCCAAGAGCAGAGTGGCGCGAACCGACACCGGTGGGCGAGGGATTAACCTCGTGGCTGGAGAAGGTACATAGTCGGGTGTATTTAGAGCAATTGACACGGATTGCGGCAGAGGGGGGCGGCTGGCTGGATCCCGATACCTATCTCAATGACCAGAGCGATCGCGTGGCGCGGTTAGCGGTACAGGCTTGGCTAGATGGGGTGGATTTGGCCGTACAGCGGCAGCAACCGATTTTTGTCTTGGCGCGTCCTCCTGGCCACCATGCCCTACGGGAGCGGGGAATGGGCTTTTGTCTCTTGGCCAATGGGGCGATCGCCAGTCATTATGCCCTTAGTTTGCCAAAGATCACACGAGTGGCCATTCTCGATTGGGATGTGCACCATGGCAATGGGACCCAAGCACTGGTTGAGGATCATCCTCAGATCGCCTATTGTTCGCTCCATGAGTTTCCAGCTTACCCCTACACAGGCGATGGGGGCGATCGCGGGCATCACAACAACGTCCTAAACCTGCCCATGCCCACAGGCTCTACTGGGGAAACCTACCGAGCCGCTTTTCAAGATCAGGTCATTCCTTTTTTGCAGCAATTTAACCCAGACCTACTGATTATCAGTGCAGGTTACGATGCCCACCGCGACGATCCCCTTTCTAGCATTGAACTCGAAGAAGCCGACTATGGCTGGATGATGCACCAGTGCTTACAGATCACTCACCGCATTGTTGTTGGTTTAGAGGGGGGGTATGACCTTGATGCCTTGGGGCGATCGGTAGTTGCTAGCGTTCAGGCGACTGTTCTTGACGGTGACGCTCTAGCACTTCCTCATAAAGAGCAAGATATTGCTTAG